The stretch of DNA CTGGGCGCCCACATCCTCGCCGGTCGTGTGTAAGGGGGAATGCAGTGACATGTCCGGTTTCCATATCCACGACTTTCTCGTTTCTGGAGCATCGTCATCAACGGTACAAGGGAGACCTGATTATCTATCTGGACCGGGTGGAGACCGTCTGGTGGCAGCTGCGCCACCGCATCAGTCCGGCAGGCCTGGACGGGGTACTGGTGGCACGGCCCGAGGTGGTCGTGATAGAGGGGCAGGGCTACGGGACGGATCCGGCTGACGCCCGAGGCGCAGCACCAGCTGGAGGAAAACGGCCTCGAGGTGCGCGTGGACTTCACGGCCGCGGCCTGCCGCGTCTACAACGAACTCGGCCCGCCGCACCGCAGCGTGGCGCTGCTGAACCTAACGTGTTAGGTCGCCCGCGAAGATGCTGTACCGTGGTGATCCCCGGTTGGCTGTGCCTGGGCGACGACCTTGGGCCGCGTCCTGGGATTCCGGCCCGGAGCACCGGATTGCCGGGCGTGGGGGAGCCCGGCCCTTTGCGGCCCGGCTCCGCGAGCCGGTCCGCGGGCAGCTTTCCTCTGCTGTCCGGGTCTGGTCCCGTGTGCCGTTATGCGGAGCAGCCAGGACCTAGGGCGCGCCGGGCACGTCTTTCCCACCCGCCGGGGTTTGGGATGATACGTGGAGACTGGATTCCTCCTCCACCAGGCCGCCCTCGACCGCGGCCACGTTCCGTCGACAATGCGCGTTCAGGAGGGCCGCCAGACGTACCGAGGCCACGGCCATCAGTAGCCCGCCCGAGGTCTGGGGATCGTTAGGGAGCATCTGGAGTTCCTCCGGTACTGCGGGCTCAAAGGTGACGTGTCCTGTCAGGTACTGCCGGTTGGTGCAGGTTCACCCGGCGACGAAACCCTGAGCCTCCAGGTTCCGGGCCCCGGGCAAGAGGGGGACTGCGCCGGCCGCAAGGCGCTGCGCTACCCCGCCGGCCCGGGCCCTCACCAAGGCGTGGCCCAATAGGCCAAACCCTGTGATGTCGGTGAAGGCGTGCACCCCCACCTCCCGCATGGTCAGGGAGGCCTCACGATTCAGGGTCGTCATAGCTTCGGCCGCGGCCCGGAAAGGCTCCGGCGTGGCGCATTCGGCCTTGCGGGCCGTGGTGATCACCGCGGTGTCCAGGTTTGGTGAGCAACAGGACGTTCCCCGGCCTGGCCCCGGCGTCGGTGATCACGCGTGAAGGGTGGCAAACCCCGGTCACGGCAAGGCCGTATTTGGACTTCGCGTCCTCCACGCTAAGGCCTCCCAGCAACACGGCCCCGACTTCCTTGGGGTTATCGAAGCCGCCCCGCAGGATGCCCGCCAGCAGCTCCGGGTCCCCGGACCTGGTATGGAAGGACACGATGTTCATGGTCGTGAGCGGGTCCCCGCCCATGGTGTACAGGTCGCTGAGGGTGTTGGCCGTCGAGATCTGGCCGAAGAGGTAGGGATCGTCGACCACGGGCGTGAAGAAGTGGCCGGTCTGGATGACGGCCTGTTCAGGCCCGAGCCGGTAAACGGCGGCATCGTACCAGGTTTCGATGCCCTTCACCCCGTTGGGGCGCAGGGTCGCCTTTAGCCGGTACAGGACGTGGGCCAGGAAGCCCGGCCCGATCTTGGCCGCTCATTCGGCACTGGTGGTCACATCGTCAGTCTCACCGCATAACCGCCTTTCCCCGGAAATAGAATATCCCCTCGCCGGCCATGTTTCCTCCGCACGGCGCATCCAATAATTTTAGCGGCTGGGGCTTTTCTAAAAGTTTTCCTTCCGACGGGTTCAAGCCGCGGGGTAGGGTGCCGTTGTGAGGAGATAAAACGATAACAATCTTGACAAGTTCAGGCGCCATGTTATGCTTGCTGTTAGCACTTTAGCTCACTGAGTGCTAACCGGAATCTGGCGAGGAGGCGGTAGAGCGATGAAGGTGGCTATGCTGCACTGGGCTTTTGCGCCCATCATCGGCGGGGTGGAGACCCACCTAGCCATGTTGGGGCCCGACCTGGTGAGGGACGGCTGTCAGGTGGCCCTTCTGACGGGGGCGGTGGACGGGAGGCCCAGCGAGGAGTCCTGGCAAGGGATGTACGTGCGCCGCACGCCTCTCATGGACCTCAATTCCCTGACCCCAGCTTCCATCGTAGCGCACAGGGAGGAAATCGCCCGGGAGCTGGCGGATTTCATCCGGGACGTGGAGCCGGAGCTGGTGCACGTCCACAACATGCACTACTTTAGTCCGGAGCACGCCCGGGCCCTGGGGGAAATCTGCCGGCGTAGGAGTATACCCCTGCTTCTGACGGCCCACAATGTGTGGGAAGACCTACTCTGGCAGAAAATGCTCGCATACAGGGAGCAGTGGGATGGCATTATTGCCGTCAGTAACTACATCAAGAGGGAACTGATCCGGGCGGGTTATCCGGCCGCGCGTATCGATGTGGTGTACCACGGTATCGACACCGAAAAGTTCCGGCCCGGCGACGGGGAGCGACCGCCGGAACTGATCGGACGGCGCGTCATCTTCCATCCGGCCCGTATGAGCTTGGCCAAAGGGTCCGACGTGGTTGTGCGGGCGGGAGCCCTCATTAGGAAGGAATTTCCGGACGTCATCCTAGTTCTTACCGGCACGGAAAAGACCGTAGACTGGGGCAGTTACCAGCAGGGCGAGGTGGAGGCCGTACGCCGCTTGATCCGGGATCTGGACATGGAAGAACACGTATACATCAGGTTCCTTCCCTGGCACGAGATGCCGGCCATGTACCGTGCGGCCGACATCGTGGTTTACCCCTCCCGTTTCGATGAACCCTTCGGCCTGGTGATGCTGGAGGCCATGGCGACGGCGCGTCCGGTGGTCGTGAGCCGGGCCGGGGGCATGCCGGAGGTGGTTCAGGACGGAGTGAGCGGCCTGGTGGTACCAATGGGAGACCACGAGGCTTTGGCAGAGGCCGTTTTGAGCCTGCTGAGGGACCCGGCGCTGGCCAAGAGCCTGGGGGAGCGGGGCCGCCACGAGGTGGAGCGCGCCTTTACCAAGGAGCTGATGGTGGCGAGGACCCTTTCCCTTTACCGGCGCGTTCTGGACTGGCGGCCCATGAGGGGAGTGGTCGGGTGGACGAAATAAGTCCCTTGCGCATCGTACCGCGCCATTTCCAGATCAAGACGGAGGTTTTGAAGGAAGGGGAGATTTTCCTCACGACGCTGCCCACGGGAGAGGTACCCGACGGTAACATGGGTGGCCTGGGCCTCTATTACCGGGACACGCGCTACTTGAGCGGGCTGGAGATGTACCTGGCGGACGCCAAACCGGTATTGCTTTCCTCCACGACCAGGGGAAGCCACTTCAGTCAGTTCGAGTTCACCAACCCGGAGATCTCCCTCGTTGACGGGCAGTTGATTCCGCTTCAGACCCTGCATCTACGGCTGCTTCGGGTCATCCGGGGGGCACTTTTTCAGCGCCTGCGCCTGATCAACTTCAATTTTTTTCCGGTGACCATCACGCTAAGGTTCCTCTTCGCCGCGGATTACGTGGACATCTTCGAAGTATCCGGGATGGCCCGACAGCGGCGCGGGGAAATCCTCGAGCCCCGAGCTACCAGGAATTCCTTTCAGCTTCGCTACCGCGGATTAGACGACGTGGTGCGGATCACCGAAGTCTTTTTCGACCCCGCGCCCGCGCAGATACGGCTGGAGCAGGGCCGGGCGAAGGTCGCTGTTTACCTGCACCTGCCACCTCAGAAGAAGGTGTACCTCATCTGCCAGGTTACCCCCCGTGTGGCCGGTGACGCCGCAGTGCCCCTGGAGGGGAATCCGGCGCACCTGGGGGTGGCCTTCTCCACAATAGCTATCCAGCAGGCCAAGAGCTACCGCAAATGGACCCGCGATTGCACCCAGATTGAAACGGACAACCAGGTATTCAACCAGATCCTGAAGCGTGCCACCACGGACCTTAGGAGCCTGTTTGCGGTTTATCCGGAGGGAGGGATTCTGGAGGCCGGCGTACCATGGTATGCCGCGCCCTTCGGCCGGGACGCTCTCGTCAGCTCTTGGCAGACCCTCATGCTCAATCGGGAGATAGCCAGGAGTTCACTGCGGTTCCTGGCCCGCTTTCAGGGACGCCGGCTGGATCCCTCCCGGGACGAGCAGCCCGGCAAGATAATGCACGAACTGCGCCGGGGGGAGATGGCGGCCTGCGGCGAGATTGTGCACACACCCTACTACGGTTCGGTGGACTCCACGTTGTGGTTCGTGATTCTCCTTGGGGAGCTATATTGCTGGGACCAGGACCGGACGTTCGTTGAAGAAATGCATGAAGCCCTGAAGGGCTGCCTGACCTGGTGTCGGGAGTACGGGGACCTGGACGGGGACGGTTACATCGAGTATCGCCGGGAGGCCGAGGGGGGACTGGACAACCAGGGATGGAAGGACTCCTGGGACGGGGTGGTGGACGCCGAGGGCCGGATACCGGAACCGCCCATCGCCCTGGTGGAGGTGCAGGGCTACCTGTACCTGGCCCTCAGGCACGCCTCCCGTTTGTTGACGGTCCTCGGGGAATCGGGCCGTGCGAATGAGGTGGCGGCGTGGGCCGAGCGTCTGCGGGCGCAGTTTCTGAAGGATTTCTGGTTAGGGAAATACCTGGCGTTCGCCCTCGACGGGCGCAAACTGCCGGTCACGACCGTGGTCTCCAACATGGGGCACTGCCTCTTCACGGGAATCCTACCGCCGGAAATGGCGCGCAAAGTGGCCGAGCGCCTGTTCCAGCAGGACATGTACTCCGGCTGGGGCATTCGCACCATGGGCAAGCGGGAAAAGGCCTACAACCCCATGAGCTACCACAATGGCTCGGTCTGGCCCCACGACAACACTATCATCGCCTGGGGGCTGCGGCACCACGACCTCCTCCAATACCTGGAACAGTTGGCCACGGGCCTGTACGATGCCTCGTTGCATTTTCCATACAACCGTTTGCCCGAACTGTTCTGCGGCTTTACTCGGCGTGCCATCGGGGGACCGGTGCGTTACCCCATCGCCTGCGATCCGCAGGCCTGGGCCGTGAGCAGTATTTTCCAGTTGCTCCAGGCGCTGCTGGGCCTGACCTGTTTTCCCGAGGGTTTGCAGATTAAGAAACCTCTACTCCCTTCGTGGCTCAAGGAGGTTTACATCGAGGGACTTCGGGTGGGCAAGGGCCGGGTGGACCTGGAATTTGCGCGCAACCGCGGTTCCACCTACTGTCAGCTCCTAAAGAAAGAAGGCGATTTCCGGGTCATCATCGAGGTTTGATCACCGGGGAGTGAAAGAATGGCAACGGGAAAGCTGATTGTGGCGTCCAATCGCGGGCCCTATGTGGTGCGGGGAAGATCAAGGGTCCGGTCCATTGGCGGTTTAGTTTCGGCCCTCGAGCCTTCGCTGCGGGCCAGCGGGGGGGTGTGGGTGGCCTGGAGTGGGGGTCATACCACGATTGAGGGGACGGACGATACCGAGGCAGGCTACCGCTGGCGCGAGGTGCACCTGTCCGCGGAAGAGGTCTCAGGGTATTACCATGGATTTGCCAATCGGGCACTGTGGCCGTTGTGTCATTACTTTCTGGAGAAGTGTGATTTTAGGAAGGACTACTGGGAGACCTACGTCCGCGTCAACCGGAAATTTGCCGCCGAGATCCAGGCCACGCTAGCCGATGACGACATCATCTGGGTGCACGACTACCACCTGGCCCTAGTGCCGCACTTCCTGCGTCCGGTCCTCACCCACCAGCGCCTGGGCTTTTTCTGGCATATTCCCTTCCCGCCCCGGGACTTCTTTCAGGTGCTCCCCTGGGCCGGCGAGATCCTGAGGGGCATGCTGGGGAGCGACCTAGTGGGCTTCCACTCGCCGGCCTACGTAGACAATTTCCTATCCTGCGTCCAGGACCTGCCCGGGGTCCGGGTGGACCGGGAGCGGCTGAGGGTGGAATACGGCCGCAGGAGGGTGTTGGTCCATGCCTTTCCCGTGGGCATCGACTGCGGCTATTTCCGGGCCCTGGTGAACCGGGGCGACGTGGCGCCGGCCGCGGCGCGGTTGCGGCGCGTGCTGGGCGTGGACCAACTGGGCCTGGCCGTGGACCGGCTGGACTACAGTAAAGGCATCCCGGAGCGCCTGCACGCCCTGGAGCTGTTTTGGGAGCGGTATCCTGAGTACCAGGGCCGGGTCAGCGTCATCCAGATTGCGGTGCCCAGCCGTACCCAGGTGGATGCCTACCGGACCCTCAGGAGGAAGGTCGAGGAAGCGGTGGGGCGCGTCAACGGCCGCTTCAGCGACGACCAGTGGCTTCCCGTTTACTATTTCTGCCGGGCCTTCAGCCAGGAAGAGCTGGCTGTCTACTACGCGTCCGCGGACGTGGCCCTGGTCACCCCCCTGCGGGACGGATTAAACCTAGTGGCCAAGGAATACGTGGCCAGCAGAACCGACGGCCGGGGAGTGCTGGTGCTCAGCCGCTTTGCCGGGGCCGCTGAGGAGCTCAAAGAGGCTCTGCTGGTTAATCCATATGATCTCGACGACATGGTGGCCAAAATCCACGCCGCTTTTGAGATGCCGGTGGCCGAGCAGATGCGGCGCATGCGGGCCCTCCAGGAGCGCGTGCGCCGGTATGACATTTCCTGGTGGATGGGCAGTTTTCTGGGAACCCTTCTGGACGGTCAGGTCATACGCCAGCCGCGGGTTCCGGCCCAGCTTTCCTGGGTCGTGGGAAGTAAAAGAACGGGCGCCGCGGACCGCGGGCTGGAGGCCCTCAACTGATGGAAGACCTTCTGGCGCGCGCGGCCGCCGCCGAAAGGGGCTACCTCCTGTTGGATTACGACGGCACACTGGTGCCCATTGCCGCGCGGCCAGACCTGGCCCGGCCTGGCCCTGGCCTGGTCGAGTTACTAACGCGGCTAACCGGCATGCCAGGGTGGCAGGTGGCGGTGGTGAGCGGGCGCACCGTGGAGGAGCTGCGCCGCCTCCTGCCTGTGGCCGGCCTATATTTGGTGGGAGTCCATGGCGCGGAGCGGGCCGCCCCGGGCGAAGGGGTTGAACGGATTTGCGACCCCGCTTTCCGGGAAGCCCTGCGGCATCTGGTGGGTGCCGCGGATGAGCTGGCGCGGCCAGAAGAGGGGTTTGTGCTGGAGGACAAGGGCGTGGCCCTGGCACTTCATTACCGGCAGGCGGCTCCCTCCCGGGCCGCAGAGGTGGGCCGCCGTTTCGTCCGTCTCGCGCGTACCCACCTCCCGCCGGGCACGT from Desulfosoma caldarium encodes:
- a CDS encoding glycosyltransferase family 4 protein, yielding MKVAMLHWAFAPIIGGVETHLAMLGPDLVRDGCQVALLTGAVDGRPSEESWQGMYVRRTPLMDLNSLTPASIVAHREEIARELADFIRDVEPELVHVHNMHYFSPEHARALGEICRRRSIPLLLTAHNVWEDLLWQKMLAYREQWDGIIAVSNYIKRELIRAGYPAARIDVVYHGIDTEKFRPGDGERPPELIGRRVIFHPARMSLAKGSDVVVRAGALIRKEFPDVILVLTGTEKTVDWGSYQQGEVEAVRRLIRDLDMEEHVYIRFLPWHEMPAMYRAADIVVYPSRFDEPFGLVMLEAMATARPVVVSRAGGMPEVVQDGVSGLVVPMGDHEALAEAVLSLLRDPALAKSLGERGRHEVERAFTKELMVARTLSLYRRVLDWRPMRGVVGWTK
- a CDS encoding amylo-alpha-1,6-glucosidase; amino-acid sequence: MDEISPLRIVPRHFQIKTEVLKEGEIFLTTLPTGEVPDGNMGGLGLYYRDTRYLSGLEMYLADAKPVLLSSTTRGSHFSQFEFTNPEISLVDGQLIPLQTLHLRLLRVIRGALFQRLRLINFNFFPVTITLRFLFAADYVDIFEVSGMARQRRGEILEPRATRNSFQLRYRGLDDVVRITEVFFDPAPAQIRLEQGRAKVAVYLHLPPQKKVYLICQVTPRVAGDAAVPLEGNPAHLGVAFSTIAIQQAKSYRKWTRDCTQIETDNQVFNQILKRATTDLRSLFAVYPEGGILEAGVPWYAAPFGRDALVSSWQTLMLNREIARSSLRFLARFQGRRLDPSRDEQPGKIMHELRRGEMAACGEIVHTPYYGSVDSTLWFVILLGELYCWDQDRTFVEEMHEALKGCLTWCREYGDLDGDGYIEYRREAEGGLDNQGWKDSWDGVVDAEGRIPEPPIALVEVQGYLYLALRHASRLLTVLGESGRANEVAAWAERLRAQFLKDFWLGKYLAFALDGRKLPVTTVVSNMGHCLFTGILPPEMARKVAERLFQQDMYSGWGIRTMGKREKAYNPMSYHNGSVWPHDNTIIAWGLRHHDLLQYLEQLATGLYDASLHFPYNRLPELFCGFTRRAIGGPVRYPIACDPQAWAVSSIFQLLQALLGLTCFPEGLQIKKPLLPSWLKEVYIEGLRVGKGRVDLEFARNRGSTYCQLLKKEGDFRVIIEV
- a CDS encoding alpha,alpha-trehalose-phosphate synthase (UDP-forming), with protein sequence MATGKLIVASNRGPYVVRGRSRVRSIGGLVSALEPSLRASGGVWVAWSGGHTTIEGTDDTEAGYRWREVHLSAEEVSGYYHGFANRALWPLCHYFLEKCDFRKDYWETYVRVNRKFAAEIQATLADDDIIWVHDYHLALVPHFLRPVLTHQRLGFFWHIPFPPRDFFQVLPWAGEILRGMLGSDLVGFHSPAYVDNFLSCVQDLPGVRVDRERLRVEYGRRRVLVHAFPVGIDCGYFRALVNRGDVAPAAARLRRVLGVDQLGLAVDRLDYSKGIPERLHALELFWERYPEYQGRVSVIQIAVPSRTQVDAYRTLRRKVEEAVGRVNGRFSDDQWLPVYYFCRAFSQEELAVYYASADVALVTPLRDGLNLVAKEYVASRTDGRGVLVLSRFAGAAEELKEALLVNPYDLDDMVAKIHAAFEMPVAEQMRRMRALQERVRRYDISWWMGSFLGTLLDGQVIRQPRVPAQLSWVVGSKRTGAADRGLEALN
- the otsB gene encoding trehalose-phosphatase, translating into MEDLLARAAAAERGYLLLDYDGTLVPIAARPDLARPGPGLVELLTRLTGMPGWQVAVVSGRTVEELRRLLPVAGLYLVGVHGAERAAPGEGVERICDPAFREALRHLVGAADELARPEEGFVLEDKGVALALHYRQAAPSRAAEVGRRFVRLARTHLPPGTWRLLGGKKVLEIRPAGTDKGRAVAGLLADYPGTLALYFGDDVTDEDAFRTVRRQGGIEVLVSPVARPTAARYRLDNPSRVWEFLGQLWVRRAETGGGGQGLPTHKHKGRGDGRVG